One segment of Eretmochelys imbricata isolate rEreImb1 chromosome 5, rEreImb1.hap1, whole genome shotgun sequence DNA contains the following:
- the LOC144265025 gene encoding small ribosomal subunit protein uS12 gives MGKCRGLRTARKLRSHRRDQKWHDKQYKKAHLGTALKANPFGGASHAKGIVLEKVGVEAKQPNSAIRKCVRVQLIKNGKKITAFVPNDGCLNFIEENDEVLVAGFGRKGHAVGDIPGVRFKVVKVANVSLLALYKGKKERPRS, from the exons ATGG GTAAGTGCCGTGGGCTTCGCACCGCTAGAAAGCTGCGCAGCCACCGACGGGATCAGAAATGGCATGACAAGCAATACAAGAAGGCCCACTTGGGTACTGCCCTGAAAGCTAACCCCTTTGGAGGAGCTTCCCATGCGAAGGGAATTGTCCTGGAAAAAGT TGGTGTAGAGGCTAAACAGCCCAATTCAGCCATCAGGAAATGTGTCCGAGTCCAGCTGATCAAGAATGGCAAGAAAATAACAGCCTTTGTTCCTAATGATGGTTGCTTGAATTTCATTGAG GAAAACGATGAAGTTCTGGTTGCTGGCTTTGGTCGGAAAGGTCACGCTGTTGGTGATATTCCTGGAGTTCGCTTCAAGGTTGTCAAAGTAGCCAATGTTTCCCTCTTAGCCTTGTACAAAGGCAAGAAGGAGAGACCAAGATCATAA
- the LOC144265024 gene encoding small ribosomal subunit protein uS12, translated as MGKCRGLRTARKLRSHRRDQKWHDKQYKKAHLGTALKANPFGGASHAKGIVLEKVGVEAKQPNSAIRKCVRVQLIKNGKKITAFVPNDGCLNFIEENDEVLVAGFGRKGHAVGDIPGVRFKVVKVANVSLLALYKGKKERPRS; from the exons ATGG GTAAGTGCCGTGGGCTTCGCACCGCTAGAAAGCTGCGCAGCCACCGACGGGATCAGAAATGGCATGACAAGCAGTACAAGAAGGCCCACTTGGGTACTGCCCTAAAAGCTAACCCCTTTGGAGGAGCTTCCCATGCGAAGGGAATTGTCCTGGAAAAAGT tggtgTAGAGGCTAAGCAGCCCAATTCAGCCATCAGGAAATGTGTCCGAGTCCAGCTGATCAAGAACGGCAAGAAAATAACAGCCTTTGTTCCTAATGATGGTTGCTTGAACTTCATTGAG GAAAATGATGAAGTTCTGGTTGCTGGCTTTGGTCGGAAGGGTCATGCTGTTGGTGACATTCCTGGTGTCCGCTTCAAGGTTGTCAAAGTAGCCAATGTTTCTCTCTTAGCCTTGTACAAAGGCAAGAAAGAGAGACCACGATCATAA